One genomic region from Artemia franciscana chromosome 17, ASM3288406v1, whole genome shotgun sequence encodes:
- the LOC136037832 gene encoding cuticle protein 19-like — protein sequence MISKVFIISVLCAVAFSQDYPAKPAYPAQGGGYKQPAYEPGMPYNFNYAVQDDYSYNNFAQQESSDGKITSGQYKVLLPDGRTQIVTYKADDYTGFVSDVQYEGVAKYPEYKPSGYQAGAAPYPAKQNYQPKY from the coding sequence GTTTTCATCATTTCAGTCCTTTGCGCTGTTGCATTTAGCCAAGACTACCCAGCAAAACCTGCCTACCCCGCCCAAGGAGGTGGTTACAAACAACCTGCCTATGAACCAGGCATGCCCTATAACTTTAACTATGCAGTACAAGATGATTACAGCTATAACAACTTTGCTCAGCAAGAGAGCAGTGATGGTAAGATCACTTCTGGGCAGTACAAAGTTTTGCTCCCCGATGGTCGCACACAGATTGTGACTTACAAGGCTGATGATTATACTGGCTTTGTTTCAGATGTCCAATACGAAGGGGTTGCCAAATACCCTGAATACAAGCCAAGTGGCTACCAGGCTGGTGCTGCCCCATATCCTGCTAAGCAAAACTACCAACCAAAATACTAA